One window of the Pedobacter ginsengisoli genome contains the following:
- a CDS encoding lytic transglycosylase domain-containing protein produces the protein MAKVFAYHMPQASKSLLKEEKTTKKDTTVTPVEKPLSQMAKLSFAEETLPLGDAKVERKMKRILAEFSFNNLQTNRLHKKAAEWFPVIEPILAAYGIPEDFKYVPLVESGLKAGVSPKGAAGFWQFMPATARTYGLKVNSKVDERKNLRKSTIAAAKYIKELYGIFDSWTLVAAAYNVGDGHMRRQIDRQNQDNYFKMKLNRETGGYVYKLISMKEIVEDPVRHGYTAPRALLAWNAGNAQSSIN, from the coding sequence ATGGCAAAAGTGTTTGCTTACCACATGCCCCAAGCATCAAAAAGTCTTTTAAAAGAAGAAAAAACAACAAAAAAAGATACAACAGTAACACCAGTTGAAAAGCCATTATCTCAGATGGCTAAATTGAGTTTCGCAGAAGAAACACTACCACTAGGGGATGCCAAAGTGGAACGTAAAATGAAGAGAATTCTTGCTGAATTCAGCTTCAATAATTTACAAACCAATCGCCTGCATAAAAAAGCGGCAGAATGGTTTCCTGTGATAGAACCAATCCTTGCCGCTTACGGTATTCCAGAGGATTTTAAGTATGTTCCATTAGTAGAATCAGGATTAAAAGCGGGTGTATCACCAAAAGGTGCTGCAGGGTTTTGGCAATTTATGCCTGCAACTGCCCGTACATATGGTTTAAAAGTCAATTCAAAAGTAGATGAGCGTAAGAATTTACGTAAATCAACAATAGCTGCCGCTAAATACATTAAAGAACTTTACGGTATTTTTGATAGCTGGACGCTAGTTGCCGCCGCCTATAATGTAGGTGATGGACATATGAGGAGACAGATAGACAGACAAAATCAGGACAATTATTTCAAAATGAAACTAAATCGCGAAACAGGTGGTTATGTTTACAAATTGATTTCCATGAAAGAGATAGTGGAAGATCCTGTTCGTCATGGTTATACTGCTCCTAGAGCATTATTAGCTTGGAACGCGGGTAATGCCCAAAGTTCTATAAATTAG
- a CDS encoding OstA-like protein, which translates to MQKIRFFIIFFMFPFSLLAQQRTKIILKDARVGNTDGKKNISYLKFPVFSHENATLTCDSAVFYQNDNVFEAFKNVHINQGDTINIYSDHLTYNGNTKIAHLTSNVRMVDKESVLTTNTLDYNMATKVGTYVEGGKIVNKDVTLTSKNGYYFSNSRDSYFRYNVVVVTPQTTIKSDTLRYNTLTNWAYFYGPTNIKGKEDNLYTENGAYNTKTEYAYFGKKNLYTNGTKSLKGDSLYYDGIAGYGKAVRNIIFKDTADKTVLYGQLGYYYKIDERAVVTKNAYVGMGTKDSITVNKKLQPDTLWLGSDTLETQMVLQKTLKLIESPVLKKNNELGDPEKPQKNNGAQVPGMTAEEIGITKKPEKIDPKGKAKPEKKGNKNVLPIDSTALKVAKDSLLTKVTLPKDSLAKDTILQKKPDIPLIKDSLKVTKDPVKAIKTEIAGKKPDSLSKKADSLVKPGNVVKKIDAAVKTTDSLLKKNAKDSLPVNPLDTVKTRSIKAYHNVRVYKSNMQAKADSLFYTSADSTLRWYGNPILWSQNSQQTGDTIYLRLKNNKLNTLQVIDNAFQVNVNADSAKFNQIKGKLITAFFKDGELSTMFVDGNAESVYYNRGNDSAYTDMNQTVSSRIKIIFQNKEIRHILTVKEPEGIRVPIAELKEDVLLTGFTWKPEQRPLSKKEVINGKPKAKAVTPKKSTVAAKKTAGPKGKITNKADVNKKGLIKEAAKEITKVASKIDSAAIDSAKALIAPVKNLPLKPDTSKKTIPVPLKKQ; encoded by the coding sequence GTGCAGAAAATACGCTTTTTCATTATCTTTTTCATGTTTCCTTTCTCTTTGCTAGCGCAACAGAGGACAAAGATTATTTTGAAGGATGCCAGAGTAGGAAATACAGATGGGAAAAAAAACATCTCCTATCTGAAATTTCCGGTATTTAGTCATGAAAATGCCACCTTAACTTGCGACAGTGCAGTTTTTTATCAAAACGACAATGTTTTTGAAGCATTTAAGAATGTTCACATCAATCAGGGTGACACCATAAATATTTATTCTGACCACCTAACTTATAATGGAAATACTAAAATTGCGCATTTAACTAGTAATGTGCGCATGGTTGACAAGGAATCTGTCCTCACTACCAATACATTGGATTATAATATGGCCACCAAAGTTGGAACTTATGTAGAAGGAGGTAAAATTGTTAATAAAGATGTAACCTTAACCAGTAAAAATGGATACTACTTTTCTAACAGTCGCGATTCGTACTTCCGTTACAATGTAGTAGTGGTAACGCCGCAAACCACCATTAAATCAGACACTCTAAGATATAACACCCTTACCAACTGGGCATATTTTTATGGTCCTACAAATATTAAAGGCAAAGAAGATAATTTGTACACCGAAAATGGCGCATACAATACCAAAACTGAATATGCCTATTTTGGAAAGAAAAATCTATATACCAACGGGACCAAATCTTTAAAGGGTGACAGCTTATATTATGATGGTATTGCAGGATATGGTAAAGCTGTTAGGAATATCATTTTTAAAGATACTGCAGATAAAACTGTTCTTTATGGACAATTAGGTTATTATTACAAAATTGATGAACGCGCCGTTGTAACCAAAAATGCATATGTGGGAATGGGTACAAAAGATTCTATAACAGTTAACAAAAAGTTGCAGCCAGATACTTTATGGCTAGGTTCTGATACTTTGGAAACACAAATGGTGCTTCAAAAAACGCTGAAGTTAATTGAATCGCCGGTACTCAAAAAGAATAATGAACTGGGCGACCCTGAAAAACCACAAAAGAATAATGGCGCGCAAGTACCCGGCATGACAGCAGAAGAAATTGGTATAACAAAGAAGCCGGAAAAAATAGATCCTAAAGGCAAGGCAAAACCGGAGAAAAAAGGCAATAAAAATGTGCTTCCTATTGATTCAACAGCACTGAAGGTTGCAAAGGATAGTTTGCTAACAAAGGTTACTTTGCCTAAAGACAGCCTTGCTAAGGATACCATTCTTCAAAAGAAACCCGATATCCCTTTAATTAAGGACTCTTTAAAAGTAACCAAAGACCCTGTTAAAGCGATAAAAACGGAAATAGCAGGTAAAAAACCAGATAGCTTAAGTAAAAAAGCAGATAGTCTGGTTAAACCGGGAAATGTGGTAAAAAAGATTGATGCAGCCGTTAAAACTACAGATAGTTTATTAAAGAAAAATGCAAAGGACTCATTACCTGTTAACCCTTTAGACACGGTAAAAACACGGTCCATTAAAGCTTACCATAATGTGAGAGTTTACAAGTCTAATATGCAGGCTAAGGCAGACTCTCTGTTCTATACAAGTGCCGATTCGACTTTAAGATGGTATGGAAATCCTATTTTATGGTCTCAGAACTCTCAGCAAACGGGAGATACCATTTATCTGCGATTAAAAAACAATAAGCTTAATACGCTGCAGGTAATTGACAATGCATTTCAGGTTAATGTGAATGCGGACTCTGCAAAGTTTAATCAGATAAAAGGAAAACTCATTACAGCTTTCTTTAAAGATGGAGAATTAAGCACCATGTTTGTGGACGGGAATGCGGAAAGCGTGTACTATAACAGAGGGAACGATAGTGCATACACCGACATGAACCAAACTGTAAGCAGCAGGATAAAAATTATATTTCAAAACAAGGAGATACGTCATATACTCACCGTTAAAGAACCAGAAGGTATAAGGGTACCTATTGCTGAATTAAAGGAGGATGTTTTATTAACAGGATTTACCTGGAAACCCGAACAAAGACCACTTTCTAAAAAGGAGGTGATTAATGGAAAACCTAAAGCAAAAGCTGTCACACCTAAAAAATCTACTGTGGCTGCAAAAAAAACTGCAGGTCCGAAGGGCAAAATAACTAATAAAGCGGATGTAAACAAAAAAGGACTAATAAAGGAAGCCGCAAAAGAAATTACAAAGGTCGCATCTAAAATTGACTCAGCGGCAATAGATTCTGCAAAAGCACTGATAGCGCCTGTTAAAAACTTACCTTTAAAACCTGATACGAGTAAAAAAACTATACCTGTTCCTTTAAAAAAGCAATAA
- a CDS encoding ferredoxin--NADP reductase, which yields MKLRIQDMKYGSGEILVLIFDVLDEPKPNYQAGQFLTLVFDIQGRELRRSYSLCSSPDVDEPLAIAIKRVENGEISRLLHHRTAIGDIMYALQPNGLFTYPPQSDLKRTVFLFGAGVGITPLFSIIKTALVRESQSKIILVYSVRSPTEALFNDELNELQKNHPDRFKIIYVSSQSQNLLMARLNVFLIEKIVKDYLEFDKNDALFYTCGPIDYMVTCRITLLNLGFDIMQIKRETFVMPEDEVDEDDTTEKEVKDTNTYSVVLKLRGQQYRLSVPYNKTILNAALEQHIDVPYSCKAGICSTCTANCVKGGVRMDYNEILMDDEIAAGRVLVCTGHPTENDTTIVW from the coding sequence ATGAAACTGCGTATACAAGATATGAAGTACGGCTCGGGAGAAATACTTGTTCTCATATTTGATGTTTTGGATGAACCGAAACCAAATTACCAGGCCGGCCAATTTTTAACATTAGTATTTGATATTCAAGGAAGAGAACTTAGAAGGTCATATTCTTTATGCAGTTCTCCCGATGTTGATGAGCCGCTTGCTATTGCTATAAAACGGGTCGAAAATGGCGAAATATCCAGACTGCTGCATCATAGAACCGCAATAGGTGATATTATGTATGCCCTGCAGCCCAATGGTTTGTTTACCTACCCGCCACAGTCAGATCTAAAAAGAACTGTTTTTCTTTTTGGTGCAGGCGTAGGCATTACCCCTCTTTTCTCTATTATTAAAACAGCGTTGGTAAGAGAAAGCCAATCAAAAATCATACTTGTATACAGTGTCCGCTCACCAACAGAAGCACTTTTCAATGATGAGCTTAATGAACTCCAGAAAAACCACCCTGATAGATTTAAGATCATCTATGTATCCAGCCAGTCGCAAAATCTATTAATGGCCAGGTTAAATGTGTTCCTTATAGAAAAAATAGTTAAGGACTACTTGGAGTTCGATAAAAATGATGCCTTGTTCTATACGTGCGGACCTATTGATTATATGGTTACCTGCCGAATAACCCTACTTAATTTAGGGTTCGATATAATGCAGATCAAAAGGGAGACTTTTGTAATGCCTGAGGACGAGGTTGACGAGGATGATACTACTGAAAAAGAAGTAAAAGATACCAATACTTATTCTGTAGTACTAAAGCTACGGGGGCAGCAGTACCGGCTTTCTGTTCCATATAATAAAACTATTCTTAATGCGGCCCTTGAGCAGCATATTGATGTTCCGTATAGCTGTAAGGCTGGAATTTGCAGTACCTGTACTGCAAATTGTGTTAAGGGTGGCGTGCGGATGGACTATAATGAAATCCTGATGGATGATGAAATTGCAGCCGGTCGTGTGCTGGTTTGTACAGGTCATCCTACAGAAAATGACACAACCATAGTTTGGTAA
- the bshA gene encoding N-acetyl-alpha-D-glucosaminyl L-malate synthase BshA: protein MKIGIVCYPTFGGSGVVATELGKALADEGHQVHFITYSQPARLDFFSENLFYHEVSVRDYPLFDYAPYESALASKLVDVVRFEKLDILHVHYAIPHASAAFMAKQILETYGINIPFVTTLHGTDITLVGKDPTYKPVVTFSINKSDGVTTVSQSLKDDTEKHFEITNEIQVIPNFIDFSRFSLKPKDHFKKAIAPNNERILIHTSNFRKVKRTADVIRMFQKIQAKIPSKLLMVGDGPERAYDEQLCRSLGICEHVRFLGKQDAIEEILSVSDLFLMPSESESFGLAALEAMACKVPAITSNAGGLPELNVDGFCGYMSNVGDVDDMAAKAIHILENDAILKQFKENALTRAKDFDLKKILPFYINYYNKVIEAQHKLKAV from the coding sequence ATGAAAATAGGTATTGTTTGTTACCCGACTTTTGGAGGTAGTGGAGTAGTTGCCACTGAATTAGGTAAGGCACTTGCCGACGAAGGTCACCAGGTACATTTCATCACATATAGTCAGCCTGCAAGGCTAGATTTTTTCTCTGAAAACTTATTCTATCACGAAGTATCAGTAAGAGATTATCCATTATTTGATTATGCCCCTTACGAATCTGCGCTAGCCAGTAAGCTGGTAGATGTGGTACGTTTTGAGAAACTGGATATTTTGCATGTTCATTATGCAATACCACATGCTTCTGCAGCATTTATGGCGAAGCAGATTCTTGAAACTTATGGTATCAATATACCATTTGTAACCACATTGCATGGTACAGATATTACATTGGTTGGTAAAGATCCAACCTATAAACCGGTAGTTACTTTTTCTATTAACAAATCGGATGGTGTTACGACTGTTTCTCAAAGTCTAAAAGACGATACAGAGAAACATTTCGAAATTACCAATGAGATTCAGGTTATTCCGAACTTTATTGATTTTTCGAGATTTAGCTTAAAGCCAAAAGATCATTTTAAAAAGGCTATTGCGCCAAATAATGAGCGGATATTAATTCATACCTCAAACTTTAGAAAAGTAAAGCGTACTGCCGATGTAATCAGGATGTTTCAAAAGATTCAGGCAAAAATCCCATCTAAATTACTAATGGTTGGTGATGGTCCGGAACGCGCATATGATGAGCAACTTTGCAGAAGCCTGGGCATTTGTGAGCACGTTCGTTTCTTGGGGAAACAAGACGCAATAGAAGAAATTTTATCAGTATCTGATTTGTTTTTAATGCCATCAGAGTCTGAGAGCTTTGGTTTGGCAGCTCTTGAGGCAATGGCATGTAAAGTGCCGGCTATTACCTCAAATGCCGGTGGATTGCCTGAATTAAATGTTGACGGCTTTTGTGGATATATGAGTAATGTTGGCGATGTTGATGACATGGCTGCAAAAGCAATTCATATTCTTGAAAATGATGCCATATTAAAGCAGTTTAAAGAGAATGCCTTAACAAGAGCAAAAGACTTTGACCTCAAGAAAATATTACCATTCTATATTAATTATTATAACAAGGTTATTGAAGCACAGCATAAGTTAAAAGCTGTATAA
- the tilS gene encoding tRNA lysidine(34) synthetase TilS yields the protein MLPIQNFKDFINHNSLFAQSNKILLAVSGGKDSVLMVHFFKLAGFDFGIAHCNFNLRADESQRDENFVRMLANSLEVPFYVTHFKTKSYAAIHKISTQMAARDLRYNWFEEIRQSENYDFIALAQHQDDAMETILLNLTRGTGIAGLHGILPKRDKLIRPLLFLSREQINELIVKNDIDFVEDSSNLSVDYARNKIRLKVIPHLKEINPNLEQTFEQNIQRFSETELVLQNVVSELRGHLITEKQNNLYLEVAKVKTLKPQRLLMFELLRPYGFSELVVIELLQALDKQSGTSFYSNSHRITIDRKNLILSPVVTENQQLAFIHINDQTVNILQHKLSMSFTDEPYFERGSERAFVDADKLIFPLVLRTWQSGDKFIPLGMKFFKKLSDFFIDNKIPLVEKGSVPILINGNGEVIWLGGMRQDERYKVTPSTKKVAIFSLK from the coding sequence ATGTTGCCCATTCAAAACTTTAAAGATTTTATCAACCATAATTCACTCTTTGCTCAAAGCAACAAAATATTACTTGCCGTAAGCGGAGGGAAGGATTCTGTTTTAATGGTTCACTTCTTTAAACTCGCAGGTTTTGATTTTGGTATAGCACACTGCAATTTTAATTTACGGGCTGATGAATCTCAGAGAGACGAAAACTTTGTCAGAATGCTAGCCAATTCCCTTGAAGTTCCGTTTTATGTAACGCATTTTAAAACTAAAAGTTATGCAGCAATTCATAAAATATCCACCCAAATGGCTGCAAGAGATTTGCGATACAATTGGTTCGAGGAAATTCGGCAATCTGAAAACTATGATTTCATTGCCCTTGCTCAGCATCAGGATGATGCTATGGAAACCATATTATTAAATTTAACAAGAGGTACCGGAATAGCCGGCTTACATGGTATTTTACCTAAAAGAGATAAACTTATCAGGCCACTTCTATTTCTTTCACGTGAACAAATCAATGAACTGATAGTAAAGAATGATATTGACTTTGTAGAAGACAGCTCGAATTTATCTGTCGATTATGCCCGAAATAAAATCCGGTTAAAGGTAATCCCTCACCTTAAAGAGATTAACCCCAATCTGGAGCAAACATTTGAACAAAATATTCAGCGGTTTTCTGAAACCGAGCTTGTGTTGCAGAATGTGGTGTCGGAATTAAGGGGGCACCTGATAACTGAAAAGCAGAATAATCTGTACTTGGAAGTAGCTAAAGTAAAGACCTTAAAACCACAAAGACTGTTGATGTTTGAATTGCTTAGGCCTTATGGGTTTTCGGAACTTGTGGTTATAGAGTTGTTGCAGGCCTTGGATAAACAAAGCGGTACATCTTTTTACAGTAATTCTCACAGAATTACCATTGATAGAAAGAATTTGATATTAAGTCCTGTGGTAACAGAAAACCAGCAATTGGCATTTATCCATATTAATGATCAAACTGTAAACATATTACAGCATAAATTATCGATGTCTTTTACAGATGAACCATATTTCGAAAGAGGGAGCGAACGAGCATTTGTAGATGCAGACAAGCTTATATTTCCTTTGGTGTTAAGAACCTGGCAGTCGGGCGATAAGTTTATCCCATTGGGCATGAAGTTCTTTAAAAAGCTAAGTGATTTTTTTATTGATAATAAAATACCCCTTGTAGAAAAAGGAAGTGTCCCTATTCTTATAAATGGAAATGGCGAAGTAATTTGGCTGGGCGGAATGAGGCAAGATGAAAGATATAAGGTAACGCCTTCCACAAAAAAGGTGGCCATATTCAGTCTAAAATAA
- a CDS encoding lactonase family protein has product MKKSFLFPIILLAMQSCAQKNDYNLIIGTYTNTGKSEGIYTYSFDANNGDSKQLSVAKGVENPSYVTLSPDNKFVYAVNETGKTSSVSAFEFHAAKGELKFLNKQATNGDDPCYVIADEKNVISANYSGGNASVFGIEGNGSVGALKQVVQHYGKSVNKDRQNEPHVHMVFFTPDHKYLIINDLGTDKVYLYNYNPNGSNDVLTPHDSVAVTPGAGPRHITFSKDGKYAYLIHEMDGGITVFSYSNGSLEKIQETKITADGFKGENGAADIHISPDGKFLYATNRGSENNITFFAIEKGGLLSKRGQISTLGKGPRNFAIDPSGKYLLVAHQYTNDVVVFERDTQTGELKDTGKRIEVGAPVCLLFAPKK; this is encoded by the coding sequence ATGAAAAAATCCTTCCTTTTCCCAATTATCCTTCTAGCAATGCAAAGTTGTGCACAGAAAAATGATTATAATTTAATTATAGGAACATATACTAATACGGGTAAAAGTGAAGGGATTTACACTTATAGTTTTGATGCCAATAATGGTGATTCTAAACAATTAAGCGTTGCAAAAGGTGTAGAGAACCCAAGTTATGTTACTTTAAGCCCCGACAATAAATTTGTATATGCTGTAAATGAAACTGGCAAAACCAGTTCTGTAAGTGCATTTGAATTTCATGCTGCAAAAGGTGAGCTTAAGTTCCTGAACAAGCAAGCTACAAATGGTGATGACCCTTGCTATGTGATTGCTGATGAGAAAAATGTTATTTCTGCCAATTATTCGGGAGGGAATGCTTCAGTTTTTGGCATAGAAGGCAATGGATCTGTAGGCGCATTAAAACAAGTTGTTCAGCATTATGGGAAAAGTGTAAATAAAGACAGGCAAAATGAACCTCATGTGCACATGGTGTTTTTTACACCAGACCACAAATATCTGATCATTAATGATCTTGGGACAGATAAAGTTTACTTGTATAATTACAATCCTAATGGAAGTAATGATGTACTTACACCTCACGATAGTGTTGCTGTAACACCTGGCGCAGGACCAAGACACATTACCTTTAGTAAAGATGGTAAATATGCTTATCTGATTCATGAAATGGACGGTGGGATAACGGTTTTTAGCTATTCAAATGGTTCATTAGAAAAAATACAGGAAACTAAAATTACTGCAGACGGATTTAAAGGAGAGAACGGTGCAGCAGACATTCATATTTCTCCTGATGGCAAGTTCTTATATGCCACTAACAGAGGAAGCGAAAACAACATCACTTTCTTTGCTATTGAAAAAGGAGGCTTGCTTAGTAAAAGAGGCCAGATCAGCACATTAGGTAAAGGACCAAGAAATTTTGCAATTGATCCTAGCGGGAAGTATCTGTTGGTTGCCCATCAGTACACAAATGATGTGGTGGTATTTGAACGTGATACACAAACCGGCGAGTTAAAGGATACAGGCAAAAGAATTGAAGTAGGAGCTCCTGTTTGCCTTCTTTTTGCCCCTAAGAAATAA
- a CDS encoding pseudouridine synthase: MIKNNNRNSRDDKSKPGNRSTTGRRPSGTESSYKGKSKFDDKEGKDNKFGASKDFKPRTPREGDKKDFKSKGGRDGDSKGFSPRGSAGKDFKPRTPRDGDFNKEYKPRAYKEGSSRETPPGEKTRSYIKKDHFSQSGDKPFRKFDDKKGQNARSTDNRPFRKREGDTQRPDFQSRPDRGARGGRNERFEKEPVMRSRKNPVVKDDGLIRLNRYIANSGICSRRKADELITAGVVSVNGVIVSELGQKVDPAKDEIRYNGELLKREKKIYVLLNKPKDYITTTDDPQERKTVMQLVEKASRERIYPVGRLDRNTTGLLLMTNDGDLADKLSHPKNGITKIYHVELSRSLTQGDLNKIQFGLELEDGIIKPDSVSYVTGGTKREVGIQIHSGKNRIVRRIFEHLGYDVVKLDRVVYGNLTKKDLPRGKWRFLEEHELIQIKHLIK, from the coding sequence ATGATAAAAAACAACAACAGGAACAGTCGGGATGACAAGTCCAAACCGGGAAACCGAAGCACAACTGGCAGAAGGCCAAGTGGAACAGAGAGTTCTTACAAAGGAAAAAGCAAGTTTGACGATAAAGAAGGAAAAGATAATAAATTTGGTGCATCCAAAGACTTTAAGCCAAGAACCCCACGTGAGGGTGACAAAAAGGATTTCAAATCCAAGGGAGGCAGAGATGGTGATTCAAAAGGCTTTAGCCCAAGAGGTTCAGCTGGCAAAGACTTTAAACCAAGGACACCAAGGGATGGGGACTTCAATAAAGAATACAAGCCAAGAGCTTATAAAGAAGGTAGCTCAAGAGAGACTCCTCCAGGCGAAAAAACCCGCAGCTATATAAAGAAAGACCATTTTAGCCAATCAGGCGACAAGCCTTTCAGGAAATTCGATGATAAAAAAGGTCAGAACGCAAGAAGTACTGACAACAGACCTTTCAGAAAAAGAGAGGGAGACACACAGAGACCTGATTTTCAATCCCGCCCTGATCGTGGAGCACGCGGCGGACGCAACGAACGTTTTGAGAAAGAACCTGTGATGCGTAGCAGGAAAAACCCTGTTGTTAAAGATGACGGACTAATTCGTTTAAACAGATATATTGCAAATTCAGGAATTTGCTCTCGCCGTAAAGCCGACGAGCTAATTACAGCAGGTGTTGTGTCTGTTAATGGAGTGATTGTTTCTGAATTGGGACAGAAAGTTGACCCTGCAAAAGATGAAATCCGTTATAACGGTGAATTGTTAAAACGTGAGAAAAAGATTTATGTTCTGTTAAACAAACCTAAAGATTATATCACTACTACTGATGATCCACAAGAGCGTAAGACTGTTATGCAGCTTGTTGAAAAAGCAAGCAGAGAACGTATTTACCCTGTTGGAAGATTAGACCGTAACACTACTGGTTTGCTATTGATGACGAATGATGGTGATTTGGCCGACAAATTATCTCACCCTAAAAACGGAATTACAAAGATCTATCATGTTGAATTAAGCAGAAGTTTAACCCAGGGTGATTTGAATAAAATTCAGTTTGGTCTTGAACTTGAAGATGGTATAATTAAACCAGATTCAGTATCTTACGTTACCGGTGGTACCAAGCGTGAGGTAGGTATCCAGATCCATAGTGGTAAAAACAGGATTGTGCGTAGGATTTTTGAGCATCTGGGTTATGATGTAGTTAAGCTTGACAGAGTAGTGTATGGCAATTTAACTAAAAAAGATCTTCCAAGAGGTAAATGGCGATTCCTTGAAGAGCACGAATTAATACAGATCAAACATCTGATTAAATAA